Proteins encoded within one genomic window of Anas platyrhynchos isolate ZD024472 breed Pekin duck chromosome 28, IASCAAS_PekinDuck_T2T, whole genome shotgun sequence:
- the PHB1 gene encoding prohibitin 1 — MAAKVFESLGKFGLGLAVAGGVVNSALYNVDAGHRAVIFDRFRGVQDTVVGEGTHFLIPWVQKPIIFDCRSRPRNIPVITGSKDLQNVNITLRILFRPVTAQLPRIFTSIGEDYDERVLPSITTEILKSVVARFDAGELITQRELVSRQVSEDLTERAATFGLILDDVSLTHLTFGKEFTEAVEMKQVAQQEAERARFIVEKAEQQKKAAVISAEGDSKAAELIANSLATAGDGLIELRKLEAAEDIAYQLSRSRNITYLPSGQSVLLQLPQ; from the exons ATGGCTGCAAAAGTGTTTGAAAGCCTTGGGAAATTTGGCCTGGGATTGGCTGTTGCAGGTGGAGTAGTTAATTCTGCTCTTTACAATG TTGATGCAGGCCACAGAGCCGTTATCTTTGACCGATTCCGTGGGGTCCAGGACACAGTAGTAGGAGAAGGTACCCACTTCCTCATCCCCTGGGTACAGAAACCAATCATTTTTGATTGCCGTTCTCGCCCTCGTAACATACCTGTCATCACTGGCAGCAAAG ATCTGCAGAATGTGAACATCACATTACGTATTCTGTTTAGACCAGTGACTGCCCAGTTACCCCGGATTTTCACAAGTATTGGAGAGGACTATGATGAGCGTGTTCTGCCGTCAATCACAACTGAAATCCTGAAGTCTGTTGTG GCTCGCTTTGATGCTGGAGAATTGATCACTCAGAGAGAGCTGGTCTCCAGGCAAGTGAGTGAAGACCTCACAGAGAGAGCAGCAACTTTTGGCCTGATTCTGGATGATGTATCCTTG ACACATCTGACCTTTGGCAAGGAGTTCACTGAGGCGGTTGAAATGAAGCAAGTGGCCCAGCAGGAAGCAGAACGAGCCAGATTTATTGTGGAAAAG GCTgagcagcagaagaaagcagctgtCATCTCTGCTGAGGGAGACTCAAAAGCAGCTGAGCTGATTGCCAATTCACTGGCCACTGCAGGTGATGGATTGATTGAACTACGCAAGCTGGAGGCAGCTGAAGACATTGCTTATCAGCTCTCACGGTCCCGCAACATCACCTACCTGCCTTCCGGACAGTCtgtgctcctccagctgccacaGTGA